The DNA sequence TGCATGATCTTGCTAAATTTTTGTTTGGATTTAGTCTTTTATGGTCTTATCTGTGGTTTGCGCAATTTATGTTGTATTGGTATGCTAATATTCCTGAGGAAACGGTATATTTCTTTGGAAGATACAAGTTATATGGACCTACTTATTTTACCATGTTGATTCCGAATTTAGTTTTACCGTTTTTGATATTAGTAAGCAGTAAAGTGAAGAGAAATTATGTCATTGTCCCTATTATGGCTTGTGTGGTACTATTCGGTCATTATTTGGATATGTTTAATATTATTATGCCGGGAACAGTTGGTGCTTTCTGGGGTATAGGACTATTAGAAATTGGGGCTTTTATTTTTATGTTGGGATTATTTATATTTACTGTAATGTATTCTATAAGTAAGCTTAATTTAGAAGCTAAAGGTAATCCATACTATCATGAAAGTGAATTATTTGAATATCCTTTCTAATCATTAAAAGTATTTATTATAAAAAAAGCATCTCTATTATGAGATGCTTTTTATTTATTATGGAATTTATTTTTGTCTGAAATATATTTCAATCGGTACACCTGTCAATTCAAAATTTTGACGTAATTTATTTTCAATAAATCGTTTATAGGGTTCTTTGATATATTGCGGCAGATTTGCAAAAAATGCAAATTGTGGAGTTCTGGTGGGAAGCTGAGTACAGTATTTAATTTTTATATATTTACCTTTTATACTTGGCGGAGGTGTAGATTCAATTATAGGAAGCATAACTTCATTTAATTTACTGGTTTTGATCCTGCGTGAACGATTTTCATAAACTTTCATGGCAGTTTCTACCGTTTTATACACACGCTGTTTAGTAATAGCCGAGGTAAAAATGACGGGTACATCCGTAAATGGAGCAATCTTTTCTTTTATAAAATTTTCAAATTGTTTTAAGGTATTGGTTTCTTTTTCAACTAAATCCCATTTGTTAACGACGATAACAACTCCTTTTCGGTATTTTTGGGCTAAAAATAAGATGTTCATATCTTGTTTTTCCCAACCTAAGGTTGCATCTATCATTAAGATTACAACATCTGAATCCTCAATTGAACGTATGGAACGCATTACGGAATAAAACTCAAGGTTTTCATTTACTTTAGTTTTTTTCCGCATACCGGCGGTATCAATCAATACAAATTTATATCCGAATTTTTCATATAAGGTTTCGATACTGTCTCTGGTAGTACCGGCTATATCTGTTACGATATTACGCTCGTTTTCCAATAAAGCATTGGTAAACGTTGATTTTCCCACATTAGGCCTTCCTGCAATGGTTATTCTCGGCAAGCCTTCAAAAGGGTCTACATAATCATCTTCTTTAAATGTGGCAACTATATCATCCAGCAGGTCTCCTGTACCGCTACCCGTCATTCCTGATATAGTATAATATTTCTCCATTCCCAATGAATAAAACTCCATGGCTTCCGTTTCCAACATAGCATTGTCAACTTTGTTAACAACTAAAAAGACAGGTTTGTCTGTTTTTCTTAAAAGATTGGAAACCTCTTTATCCATATCGGTGATGCCTTCTGTTACATCAACTAAAAATATAATCGCAGAAGCTTCATCTACAGCAAGTTCAACTTGTTTTCTTATTTCTTCTTCGAAAATATCTTCTGATCCAACTACGTAACCTCCGGTATCAATAACAGTAAAATCGACTCCGTTCCAGTCACTTTTTCCATAATGCCGATCACGAGTAACCCCGGCCACACTATCAACAATTGCTTCCCTCTTTTGTAGTAATCGATTAAAAAGAGTAGATTTTCCTACATTAGGCCTTCCTACAAGCGCTATAATATTTGACATATCATATTTTTTGCAAAGGTAAATAAAAATAAATAGCAGATTTATATATGGAGTATATAAACGTTATTGACGCTATTATAATAATTGTTTTAAATGTTTGTATTCAATAAATTATGCTCTAAATATAAAATTATGTATATTCATTGTGAGAATTATAAATTTTGTTATATTTTTGATTTTTAAATTTTAATAATTAAAGGCGTTTTTTGATTTTGGAAAAAAGAATTAATGTAACTAAGGTAT is a window from the Apibacter sp. B3706 genome containing:
- the der gene encoding ribosome biogenesis GTPase Der — its product is MSNIIALVGRPNVGKSTLFNRLLQKREAIVDSVAGVTRDRHYGKSDWNGVDFTVIDTGGYVVGSEDIFEEEIRKQVELAVDEASAIIFLVDVTEGITDMDKEVSNLLRKTDKPVFLVVNKVDNAMLETEAMEFYSLGMEKYYTISGMTGSGTGDLLDDIVATFKEDDYVDPFEGLPRITIAGRPNVGKSTFTNALLENERNIVTDIAGTTRDSIETLYEKFGYKFVLIDTAGMRKKTKVNENLEFYSVMRSIRSIEDSDVVILMIDATLGWEKQDMNILFLAQKYRKGVVIVVNKWDLVEKETNTLKQFENFIKEKIAPFTDVPVIFTSAITKQRVYKTVETAMKVYENRSRRIKTSKLNEVMLPIIESTPPPSIKGKYIKIKYCTQLPTRTPQFAFFANLPQYIKEPYKRFIENKLRQNFELTGVPIEIYFRQK